From a single Lolium rigidum isolate FL_2022 chromosome 7, APGP_CSIRO_Lrig_0.1, whole genome shotgun sequence genomic region:
- the LOC124673092 gene encoding berberine bridge enzyme-like Cyn d 4, with the protein MAVSNPIALLLTVCFLGFHVPAMSHASSSDKFLLCLSIHVPSQAVLTPTSPSFKPLLVSSIRNAKFVAPATARPPLCILTPTKASHVQAAVRCGRYHGVRLRVRSGGHDNEGLSYRSQRPEVFAVVDLAKLDAVRVDPHGATAWVDSGATIGELYNAVAKAAPGLGFPAGVCPTIGVGGHFSGGGVGLMMRKYGLSSDNILDATIVDADGKLLQGKEAMGDDLFWAIRGGGGGSFGIVLSWKVRLVPVPPKVTYLSVTKTMHQGAVDAVTKWQKVAPALPEDLSVRVVVQKRQANFQSLYLGNCSAVVQTLHRQFPELGVTRADCQEMSWLQYVAYLYFGDAIKNAPLEELLLNRTMPLGPFVKNKSDYVRKALTKKTWQKIFTWPSGAADGELILEPHGGRMSTIADADTPYPHRSGVLYNIQYVQLWNGNGAGGNSSTPNWINGLYDFMAPFVTKNPRAAYANYKDLDLGVNKVVGGVTTYQSGKVWGERYFGGNFRRLAMIKRKVDGHDYFRNEQSVPPLLLIRK; encoded by the coding sequence ATGGCGGTGTCCAATCCCATAGCTCTGTTGCTCACAGTTTGCTTCCTGGGTTTCCACGTGCCCGCCATGTCCCATGCTTCGTCCTCCGACaagttcctcctctgcctctctaTCCACGTCCCCAGCCAGGCAGTGCTCACGCCGACATCACCGTCCTTCAAGCCACTCCTCGTGTCGTCCATCAGGAACGCCAAGTTTGTGGCGCCTGCCACGGCGAGGCCTCCACTCTGTATCCTCACGCCTACCAAAGCTTCACACGTCCAGGCTGCCGTGCGGTGCGGACGCTACCATGGTGTGCGCCTCCGCGTGCGCAGTGGCGGGCACGACAACGAAGGCCTCTCGTACCGCTCCCAGCGGCCCGAGGTGTTCGCCGTGGTCGACCTCGCCAAGCTCGATGCCGTGCGCGTCGACCCGCACGGGGCAACCGCGTGGGTCGACTCCGGCGCCACGATTGGAGAGCTCTACAATGCCGTCGCTAAGGCGGCGCCCGGGCTGGGCTTCCCGGCAGGCGTGTGCCCGACCATCGGCGTGGGTGGCCATTTCAGCGGCGGTGGCGTCGGCCTCATGATGCGCAAGTACGGCCTCTCCTCGGACAACATCCTCGACGCCACCATCGTCGACGCCGACGGGAAGCTCTTGCAGGGCAAGGAGGCCATGGGGGACGACCTCTTCTGGGCCAtccgcggcggcgggggcgggagcTTTGGCATCGTCCTGTCGTGGAAGGTGCGGCTCGTGCCGGTCCCACCCAAGGTCACCTACTTGAGCGTAACCAAGACCATGCACCAGGGCGCGGTCGACGCCGTGACCAAGTGGCAGAAGGTCGCCCCGGCGCTCCCCGAGGACCTCAGCGTCCGTGTGGTCGTGCAGAAGCGTCAGGCTAACTTCCAGTCCCTGTACCTCGGCAACTGCAGCGCCGTGGTGCAGACGCTGCATCGCCAGTTCCCGGAGCTCGGGGTGACGCGCGCCGACTGCCAGGAGATGAGCTGGCTGCAGTACGTGGCGTACCTATACTTCGGCGACGCCATCAAAAACGCGCCGCTCGAGGAGCTCCTCCTCAACCGGACCATGCCCCTGGGTCCCTTCGTCAAGAACAAGTCCGACTACGTCAGGAAGGCCCTCACCAAGAAAACCTGGCAGAAGATCTTCACCTGGCCCAGCGGCGCCGCGGACGGAGAGCTTATCCTCGAGCCGCACGGCGGAAGAATGTCCACCATCGCCGATGCCGACACACCGTACCCACACCGGAGCGGCGTGCTCTACAACATCCAGTACGTCCAACTCTGGAACGGCAACGGGGCCGGGGGAAACAGCAGTACGCCCAACTGGATCAACGGCTTGTACGACTTTATGGCGCCGTTCGTGACCAAGAACCCCAGGGCTGCGTACGCCAACTACAAGGACCTCGACTTGGGCGTGAACAAGGTGGTCGGCGGCGTGACCACCTACCAAAGCGGCAAGGTCTGGGGTGAGAGGTACTTTGGTGGGAACTTTAGGAGGCTCGCGATGATCAAGCGGAAAGTGGATGGCCATGACTACTTCCGGAACGAGCAGAGTGTGCCGCCACTTTTATTGATCCGGAAATGA